The DNA window CGCGCACCTGAACCTCCTTGTCTCGGACACCTTAGCAGCACGGTCGCCCGAATATCGGCAACTCAAGGTCGTTATTCGGATGCTGATGGTTGTGTGGTCCGAATCCCGGGCGTACGGTGACCATAATTCGGCGCAACGGTCGCCTGAGAGAGGACGCGGCAAGGTATGCGATTCGCGTTCAGGACCGCTCCCCAGCACACCACCTGGGCCGAGCTGCTGGCCGTCTGGCGGGTGGCCGACGGCATCGAGGTGTTCGAATCGGGATGGACCTTCGACCACTTCTATCCCATCTTCTCCGACAGCCGAGGGCCGTGCCTCGAAGGCTGGACGGTCACGACCGCGCTGGCCCAGGCGACCAAGCGGCTCCGCTTCGGCACCCTCGTGACCGGGATCCCCTACCGGCATCCCGCCGTGCTCGCCAACATGGCGACGGCCCTCGACGTCATTTCCGGAGGGCGGCTCGAACTGGGCGTGGGAGCTGGTTGGAACGAAGAGGAATCCACCGCCTACGGCATTCCGCTCGGCACGCCCGCGCAGCGCAGCGATCGGTTCGAGGAGGCATGTGCGGTACTCACCGGCCTCATGGGCCAGGAGTCGACCACCTTCCGGGGCCGGTACTACCACCTCACCGACGCCCGCAACGAACCCAAAGGCGTCCAGCGCCCCCACCCGCCGATTTGCGTCGGGGGCAACGGAGAGAAGCGCACGCTCCGCACCGCGGCCCGCTTCGCTCAGCATTGGAGCTTCCTCGGCGGAACCCCGCAAGAATTCGCCCGGAAACGGGACGTCCTCCATGCCCACTGCGCCAACCTCGGCAGGGATCCGAGCGAGATCCTCCTGTCGAGCCCGGTGGCCTACGACGGAGATCCGGCAGCCACCGCCGCGTCGGCTGCCGCGCTGGGTGAGGAAGGACTGGGGCTCGCCATCATCCCGCTGAAGCCACCGTTCGACCCAGCGGTACTCGAACCTCTCGCCTTCGCCCTCTCCGAGATCGGCCGGTGACATGATCGTCGACGTCCACGCCCATTACCTGCCCGGTTCGTATCGGCCCCTGCTGGAAAAGGTGACCGCGAAGTCCGGGAGGCCCACCGCTCCCGCGGCGAATTCGGCGTCAGAGGCCCATCGGATATTCGCCGCGATGTCCGATGAACCGGGAATGATCGATCAGCGCATCGACATGATGGACGATGCCGGAGTGGAGCGGCAGATCCTGTCCCCGGGCAGCATGGCACCTTACGCGAGGGAATCCCGGTTGGCCGTCGAGGCGGCACAGGTACTCAACGACAGTTACGGCGAGCTGGCCGGCTCGCGTCCCGGCCGGTTCTCTTCCCTCGTTTCCCTGCCCCTGCCGCATATCGACGCGTCACTCGAGGAAATGCGGCGCGGGCTGGACGAGCTGGGCATGGTCGGCGTGGCCCTCAGCTGTTCGGTGTTCAACCGCTCCACGGCTGAGGAAGAATTCGAACCGCTGTACGAGGAGATGAACGCGCGGGGAACGACCCTCTTCTTCCATCCCTGCCAGAACGGTATCTGCTCACCGTTCATCAATGACTACGGTTTCACGGCGGCGGCCGGGGCGTCGCTGGAAGACACCGCCCTCGTTCTCCACCTGATCAAGCGAAACGTCCCGGTCCGGTATCCGGACATCAAAATTGTGATCCCGCATCTGGGCGGCATGATCCCCGTGCAGTTGGCGCGGCTTGACGGCCAAGCGAGCACGCCGGATCTGCTCAGTTCGCCGAGTGCGATGGCTCGCAGCCTCTACTACGACACCGTCGGATGGGGTTCACAAGCCGCTCTCCGGTGTGCCTGCGAAGCCTTCGGCGCCGACCACCTCGTGCCGGGAAGCGACTTCTCCGCGCTGCTGGCGGTCGAGACCTACAAACGGACGTTCGAATACATCAAGGAATCCGGGCTGCCGGAGCAGGACATCGAAAAGATCCTCCACCGCACCGCGTCGGCTCTGTTCGAATTCGACAAGGCGTGAACATGGATGTGTTCGAGGCGATGGAATCGGCCATGACCATGCGCTGGTTGTCCGGCGAGCCCGTGCCGGATGATTTGATCGAGAAACTGATCTGGGCAGGCACCAGGGCACCGAGCCCAGAGAACTCCCAGCTCTGGGACTTCGTGGTGGTCACGTCGCCGGAACAGCGCGCACGTCTCCACGAGGCCATTGTTCCCGAAATCTCGTCACTCGACACGGTACGAGAGAAGCTAGCAGGTGCCGCCGACCCGGCGAAGCGCCGCATGGGAGAGGGCGCATATCACCTGCTGGCCACTCTGCGAGAGGCTCCCGTTCTCATCTTCGTCTGCGCGTCATCGTTTGTTCCCGGCGATCCGAGAGAGGACCGCTACCAGTTCTCCGCCATTTACGGGGCCACGCAAAACATGCTCGTGGCCGGACGGGCCCTGGGCCTGGGGGTGGCTCCGACCGGCATACATCACCTCAACACCAGAGGCGTCCGAGCAGTGCTCGACATGCCGGAGCACAAGAACATCGGGATGACCGTGGCGGTGGGGTGGCCGACCCGGCCGTTCCGCCCGGTCAAGCGGAAACCGATCGCGGACGTAACGCACTTCGATACTTGGTGAAGGAGGACCGCGATGGGCCGGGCGATCATCGCCGGTGCGGGAATCGTCGGGTTGAGCACCGCGCTGTCCCTTCGCCAAGCGGGTTTCGAGGTCGCGGTCCGGGAAAGAGCGCCGCGGCTCAGGGCGACCGGCGCCGTGCTCGGGGTGTGGCCGCACACGATCCGGGAACTCGAACGGCTCGGGCTCGGCCCGCGGCTGGCCAAGATCAAAGCGGAACCGGGTTTCGTGCGCTATCGCGATTTCTCCGGTACCGAGCTCACCACGACCGGAATGCCACCGACCCGGACGGTGCACCGCGCCAGGCTCAGTGCCTTGCTCGCCTCCTCCGTCGGGGAGGACGACCTGCGAACCGGCAAGGAACTCGTCGGCTACGTCGAAGACCACGATGGCGTCACCGTTCACTACGCCGATGGCGACCACGAACGCGCTGACCTGCTCGTCGGCGCCGACGGCCTGAATTCGCGGGTGCGCGCGATTCTCGCCCCGGGCACCGGGAGCCGTCACCAGGGCGGCCACCACGTGTGGCGGGCGGTACTGCGCTTCGACGGCGACATCGGCGACGGCTGCCCGGTGCTCGGACGCGACCGCACCCGAGGGACGCTCACGCGTCTCGCCGACGGTTCTTGCTGCTGGGTGATCGCGCAGTTCGGCACCACCACCGGTGCCACCGGGAACAGCAAGGAAGAAGCCCTCTCCAGGGTGCCGAACCTGCACGACGGAACCTGGCCGTTCGCGCTGCGCGATGCCGTTCTGGCCACCCCGGAACACTCGGTCCTGCACAGCAGGGTCGCCGTGGTACCCGCGATTTCGCGCTGGGCCGGTGACCGGGTCGTGCTCGCCGGGGACGCGGCACACGCCATGTCCCCGCACATCGGATCCGGGGCCTCGCTGGGAATCGAGGACGCGCGCGTGCTCGGCGACCGCCTCAGCCGCGCCGAAATCGCACCGGCCTTGGCCGCGTACCAGGACGACCGGCTCGACCGTTACCGGCAGATGCGGCGGTACGCGAACGCCATGGCCGCGGCGCCGACGCCGTTGTCCTATGTGGAACGATTCGCCGAATACCTGAACTGGCTCCACACCAGCCGAACCCCGCCCGGTTACGAAGTGAAGGCTCCTTACCGGCGCTGAGCGCTGGTAAAGAGCCTTCACGACACGGCAGGTTCGGCCCTACGGCTTCTTCGCGGCGTCTTCCTTGGCGTCGTCGTAGTTCTCGTCCGCCTGCGCTTCTTCCTTCGCGCCTTCGTAGATGCCGGTGCGGGCGTAGTTCCCGGGGCTGAGCGTGTCCGAGAACCCGTCGCGGCCGCGCTTGGCGAACAGGTCGTCGGCCTTGTCGACGGCGGTCTTCACCGGGCCCGGCACGTGGTTCTTGATGGAGTCCTGCCACAGGCCCATGCGGCCCT is part of the Amycolatopsis sp. CA-230715 genome and encodes:
- a CDS encoding LLM class F420-dependent oxidoreductase; amino-acid sequence: MRFAFRTAPQHTTWAELLAVWRVADGIEVFESGWTFDHFYPIFSDSRGPCLEGWTVTTALAQATKRLRFGTLVTGIPYRHPAVLANMATALDVISGGRLELGVGAGWNEEESTAYGIPLGTPAQRSDRFEEACAVLTGLMGQESTTFRGRYYHLTDARNEPKGVQRPHPPICVGGNGEKRTLRTAARFAQHWSFLGGTPQEFARKRDVLHAHCANLGRDPSEILLSSPVAYDGDPAATAASAAALGEEGLGLAIIPLKPPFDPAVLEPLAFALSEIGR
- a CDS encoding amidohydrolase family protein, whose amino-acid sequence is MIVDVHAHYLPGSYRPLLEKVTAKSGRPTAPAANSASEAHRIFAAMSDEPGMIDQRIDMMDDAGVERQILSPGSMAPYARESRLAVEAAQVLNDSYGELAGSRPGRFSSLVSLPLPHIDASLEEMRRGLDELGMVGVALSCSVFNRSTAEEEFEPLYEEMNARGTTLFFHPCQNGICSPFINDYGFTAAAGASLEDTALVLHLIKRNVPVRYPDIKIVIPHLGGMIPVQLARLDGQASTPDLLSSPSAMARSLYYDTVGWGSQAALRCACEAFGADHLVPGSDFSALLAVETYKRTFEYIKESGLPEQDIEKILHRTASALFEFDKA
- a CDS encoding nitroreductase family protein — translated: MDVFEAMESAMTMRWLSGEPVPDDLIEKLIWAGTRAPSPENSQLWDFVVVTSPEQRARLHEAIVPEISSLDTVREKLAGAADPAKRRMGEGAYHLLATLREAPVLIFVCASSFVPGDPREDRYQFSAIYGATQNMLVAGRALGLGVAPTGIHHLNTRGVRAVLDMPEHKNIGMTVAVGWPTRPFRPVKRKPIADVTHFDTW
- a CDS encoding FAD-dependent oxidoreductase; its protein translation is MGRAIIAGAGIVGLSTALSLRQAGFEVAVRERAPRLRATGAVLGVWPHTIRELERLGLGPRLAKIKAEPGFVRYRDFSGTELTTTGMPPTRTVHRARLSALLASSVGEDDLRTGKELVGYVEDHDGVTVHYADGDHERADLLVGADGLNSRVRAILAPGTGSRHQGGHHVWRAVLRFDGDIGDGCPVLGRDRTRGTLTRLADGSCCWVIAQFGTTTGATGNSKEEALSRVPNLHDGTWPFALRDAVLATPEHSVLHSRVAVVPAISRWAGDRVVLAGDAAHAMSPHIGSGASLGIEDARVLGDRLSRAEIAPALAAYQDDRLDRYRQMRRYANAMAAAPTPLSYVERFAEYLNWLHTSRTPPGYEVKAPYRR